In one window of Skermanella rosea DNA:
- a CDS encoding type II toxin-antitoxin system VapC family toxin: protein MSAAIVDASVALKWFVEEEGSSDAADLIAGGTARLAPDLVIPEVLNAAWKAFSRGFMVREQYDAIPRLLPDLFQDIVPTKRLASRAATLAREMGHPAYDCFYLALAEEQNLPLITADRRLVNRVVDTKFERLVVKLIRQAG from the coding sequence GTTCGTCGAAGAGGAAGGGTCGAGCGATGCGGCCGACCTGATCGCTGGCGGTACCGCGCGCCTGGCTCCGGACCTTGTCATTCCCGAGGTTCTGAACGCCGCCTGGAAGGCCTTCTCTCGCGGCTTCATGGTGCGGGAGCAATATGACGCCATTCCCCGACTGTTGCCGGATCTGTTCCAGGACATCGTGCCGACGAAGCGTCTCGCATCTCGGGCAGCGACCCTGGCCCGGGAGATGGGTCATCCAGCTTACGACTGCTTCTATCTCGCTCTGGCCGAGGAGCAGAACCTGCCGCTGATTACTGCCGATCGCCGCCTCGTCAACCGGGTTGTCGATACGAAATTCGAAAGGTTGGTCGTCAAGCTGATTAGACAGGCGGGCTGA
- a CDS encoding DUF2948 family protein, producing MTAPMKLRAEDQEDLQVISGILQDAIVPIGEMCFLPEENRFVMVANRFKWESAVEDPAPGQPDIPVDASYDGDDGDDIAVPFERTNCGICFDGVTAVKTKGIDLHERRQMLALLALEGMDSGVALHFSGGACIKLEAAGWVCRLQDIGEPWPTTRRPAHPVD from the coding sequence ATGACTGCCCCGATGAAGCTTCGCGCGGAGGATCAGGAAGACCTCCAGGTGATTTCCGGAATCCTCCAGGACGCCATCGTGCCGATCGGCGAGATGTGCTTCCTCCCGGAAGAGAACCGCTTCGTCATGGTCGCCAACCGCTTCAAGTGGGAGAGCGCGGTCGAGGATCCTGCGCCCGGCCAGCCCGACATCCCGGTGGACGCCAGCTATGACGGCGACGACGGCGACGACATCGCCGTTCCCTTCGAGCGGACCAACTGCGGCATTTGCTTCGACGGCGTGACCGCGGTGAAGACCAAGGGCATCGACCTGCACGAACGCCGCCAGATGCTGGCCCTGCTGGCGCTGGAGGGCATGGACAGCGGCGTGGCCCTGCATTTCTCCGGCGGCGCCTGCATCAAGCTGGAAGCCGCCGGCTGGGTCTGCCGCCTTCAAGACATCGGCGAGCCCTGGCCGACGACCCGCCGCCCCGCTCACCCGGTGGATTGA
- a CDS encoding LLM class flavin-dependent oxidoreductase, with amino-acid sequence MTMMNKLSETPVSVLDLSPLVEGATPADSYRCTLDLARHADRWGYNRYWLAEHHNIPGVASSATAVLIGHVAGGTERIRVGSGGIMLPNHAPLVVAEQFGTLESLYPGRIDLGLGRAPGTDQVTAHALRRDLNQTGDEFPQLLAELRAYFRPAVPGQRVRAIPGEGMDIPIWLLGSGGFSAQLAGQLGLPFSFARQFSPANTLPALDLYRRAFRPSEVLSQPYAMVGINVVAAETDEEARRLFTSHQQSFLNLVRGHPMRIAPPVDDMDELWSERERAAVESQLRGSIVGSPATVRAGLEALLEDTAADEIMVSGMVFDHAARLRSYEIVAEIFGNLRF; translated from the coding sequence ATGACGATGATGAACAAACTGTCCGAAACCCCCGTTTCGGTCCTGGACCTGTCGCCGCTGGTGGAAGGGGCGACCCCGGCCGACTCCTATCGCTGCACGCTCGACCTGGCGCGGCACGCCGACCGCTGGGGCTATAACCGCTACTGGCTCGCCGAGCACCACAACATCCCCGGCGTCGCCAGCTCGGCGACCGCCGTGCTGATCGGCCATGTCGCCGGCGGGACGGAACGCATCCGCGTCGGCTCCGGCGGGATCATGCTGCCGAACCACGCGCCGCTGGTGGTGGCCGAGCAGTTCGGGACGCTGGAATCCCTCTATCCCGGCCGGATCGACCTGGGCCTGGGCCGCGCCCCCGGCACCGACCAGGTAACCGCCCACGCGCTGCGCCGGGACCTCAACCAGACCGGCGACGAGTTCCCGCAACTCCTGGCCGAACTGCGGGCCTATTTCCGCCCGGCGGTTCCCGGCCAGCGGGTCCGGGCGATCCCGGGGGAGGGGATGGACATCCCGATCTGGCTGCTCGGCTCCGGCGGCTTCAGCGCCCAGCTCGCCGGTCAGCTCGGGCTGCCGTTCTCCTTCGCGCGCCAGTTCTCGCCGGCCAACACGCTGCCGGCCCTCGACCTGTACCGGCGCGCCTTCCGCCCGTCTGAGGTCCTGTCGCAGCCCTATGCCATGGTCGGCATCAACGTGGTGGCCGCGGAAACCGACGAGGAGGCCCGGCGCCTGTTCACCTCCCACCAGCAGAGCTTCCTGAACCTGGTCCGCGGCCATCCCATGCGGATCGCGCCGCCGGTGGACGACATGGACGAACTGTGGTCCGAGCGCGAGCGCGCCGCCGTGGAAAGCCAGCTCCGGGGCTCCATCGTCGGATCGCCCGCGACCGTCCGCGCCGGCCTGGAAGCCCTGCTGGAGGACACCGCCGCTGACGAGATCATGGTCAGCGGCATGGTCTTCGACCACGCGGCCCGCCTGCGTTCCTACGAGATCGTGGCGGAGATCTTCGGCAATCTCCGCTTCTGA
- the wecB gene encoding non-hydrolyzing UDP-N-acetylglucosamine 2-epimerase yields MQKILSVIGTRPEAIKMAPVISALDRAPDVHSLVCVTGQHRSMLDQVLALFRIVPDHDLDIMKPGQTLADITTAVLTGLTRLLAQIKPDRVLVHGDTTTAMAATLAAFYARIPVAHVEAGLRTGDLQQPWPEEMNRKVIDSMADLLFAPTASSRDNLLREGLGNRRILVTGNTVIDALLHTVGRLRGDAGLAREMDARFPFLSGGKRVILVTAHRRESFGGGFERICHALARLADRGDTAVVYPVHLNPNVREPVMRLLGDRPGVHLIEPQDYLPFVHLMERSTLIVTDSGGLQEEAPSLGKPVLVMRDVTERPEAVEAGTVRLVGTDIDRIVGAAQHLLDDERAYAEARRAHNPYGDGFAAERILKELTRAA; encoded by the coding sequence ATGCAGAAAATACTCTCGGTCATCGGCACGCGCCCTGAGGCGATCAAGATGGCCCCGGTCATCAGCGCGCTCGACAGGGCTCCCGATGTCCACAGCCTGGTCTGCGTCACCGGACAGCACCGGAGCATGCTCGACCAGGTGCTGGCCCTGTTCCGGATCGTGCCGGACCACGACCTCGATATCATGAAACCGGGCCAGACCCTGGCGGACATCACCACGGCGGTGCTGACCGGCCTGACCCGGCTGTTGGCCCAGATCAAGCCCGACCGGGTGCTGGTCCACGGCGACACCACCACCGCGATGGCCGCGACGCTGGCCGCCTTCTACGCCCGCATCCCCGTGGCCCATGTGGAGGCGGGGCTTCGCACCGGCGACCTCCAACAGCCCTGGCCGGAGGAGATGAACCGCAAGGTCATCGACAGCATGGCCGACCTGCTGTTCGCGCCCACGGCCAGCTCCCGCGACAACCTGCTGCGCGAGGGGCTGGGGAACCGCCGCATCCTGGTCACCGGCAACACGGTGATCGACGCGCTGCTGCACACCGTCGGGCGCCTGCGCGGCGACGCCGGCCTTGCCCGCGAGATGGACGCGCGCTTTCCCTTCCTGTCCGGAGGCAAGCGGGTGATCCTGGTCACCGCGCACCGGCGCGAGAGCTTCGGCGGCGGCTTCGAGCGGATCTGCCACGCCCTGGCGCGGCTCGCCGACCGGGGCGACACAGCGGTCGTCTATCCGGTCCACCTCAACCCCAATGTCCGCGAGCCGGTGATGCGGCTGCTGGGCGACCGTCCCGGCGTCCACCTGATCGAGCCCCAGGACTACCTGCCCTTCGTCCACCTGATGGAGCGCTCGACCCTGATCGTGACCGACAGCGGCGGCCTCCAGGAGGAAGCGCCGTCGCTGGGCAAGCCGGTGCTGGTGATGCGCGACGTGACCGAGCGGCCGGAAGCGGTCGAGGCCGGCACGGTCCGGCTGGTCGGAACCGACATCGACCGCATCGTCGGCGCGGCCCAGCACCTGCTCGACGACGAGCGGGCCTATGCCGAGGCCCGTCGCGCCCACAATCCCTACGGCGACGGCTTTGCCGCCGAGCGCATCCTCAAGGAGCTGACCCGTGCAGCATAA
- the wecC gene encoding UDP-N-acetyl-D-mannosamine dehydrogenase, producing the protein MQHKFSRVAIIGLGYIGLPTAATLASRGVEVIGVDVNEHAVSMITQGKVHFSEPDLDMLVRAAVMTGKLRAVVTPEPAEAFIIAVPTPLTEDKRPDLAYIDAAARSIAPVLEAGNLIVLESTSPVGTSARLSRQLAELRPDLTFPHAAGERSDIRIAYCPERILPGRMVLELVENDRIIGGLTPACAARADQLYRIFVKGACLMTDANTAELVKLTENAYRDVNIAFANELSMICDGMGLDVWRVIELSNRHPRVKILQPGPGVGGHCIAVDPWFIVDGMPEASRLIRTAREVNDSKPLHIIERIRRHAQRFKDPVIACLGLTYKPNVDDLRESPALEITAHIAREGLGKVLAVEPHVARLPRELAEFGNLRFCDMSDALAEADIAVLLVDHAEFRAIEAKELLNKIVIDTRGFWRDRLYVPDRYGRAAAE; encoded by the coding sequence GTGCAGCATAAGTTCTCCCGCGTCGCGATCATCGGCCTCGGCTATATCGGCCTGCCCACCGCCGCCACGCTCGCCAGCCGCGGGGTCGAGGTGATCGGCGTCGACGTCAACGAGCACGCCGTCTCGATGATCACCCAGGGCAAGGTCCATTTCAGCGAACCCGACCTGGACATGCTGGTCCGGGCCGCCGTCATGACCGGCAAGCTGCGCGCCGTCGTGACGCCGGAGCCGGCGGAGGCCTTCATCATCGCGGTACCCACTCCCCTCACGGAGGACAAGCGGCCCGACCTCGCCTACATCGACGCGGCGGCCCGGTCGATCGCCCCGGTGCTGGAAGCCGGCAACCTGATCGTGCTGGAATCCACCTCGCCGGTCGGCACCTCGGCCCGGCTGTCCCGCCAGCTCGCCGAGCTGCGGCCGGACCTGACGTTCCCCCACGCGGCGGGCGAACGCTCCGACATCCGCATCGCCTATTGCCCGGAGCGCATCCTGCCCGGCCGCATGGTGCTGGAGCTGGTCGAGAACGACCGCATCATCGGTGGCCTGACCCCGGCCTGCGCCGCCCGCGCCGACCAGCTCTACCGGATCTTCGTCAAGGGCGCCTGCCTGATGACCGACGCCAACACCGCCGAGCTGGTCAAGCTGACCGAGAACGCCTATCGCGACGTCAACATCGCCTTCGCCAACGAGCTGTCGATGATCTGCGACGGCATGGGCCTGGACGTCTGGCGGGTGATCGAGCTGTCCAACCGCCATCCCCGCGTCAAGATCCTCCAGCCCGGCCCCGGCGTCGGCGGCCATTGCATCGCGGTGGATCCCTGGTTCATCGTGGACGGCATGCCAGAGGCGTCGCGGCTGATCCGCACCGCGCGCGAAGTCAACGATTCCAAGCCGCTCCACATCATCGAACGCATCCGGCGCCATGCCCAGCGCTTCAAGGACCCGGTGATCGCCTGCCTGGGCCTGACCTACAAGCCCAACGTGGACGACCTGCGCGAGAGCCCGGCGCTGGAGATCACCGCCCACATCGCCCGGGAAGGGCTGGGCAAGGTGCTGGCGGTGGAGCCCCACGTCGCGCGCCTGCCCCGCGAACTGGCGGAGTTCGGCAACCTGCGCTTCTGCGACATGTCCGACGCCCTGGCCGAGGCCGACATCGCCGTCCTGCTGGTGGACCATGCGGAGTTCCGGGCGATTGAGGCGAAGGAACTGCTGAACAAGATCGTCATCGACACCCGCGGCTTCTGGCGGGACCGCCTCTACGTCCCCGACCGTTACGGCCGCGCCGCCGCGGAGTAG
- a CDS encoding NADH:flavin oxidoreductase/NADH oxidase produces the protein MTSSLFTPIDLAGVGFANRIVVSPMCQYSAEDGNANDWHVMHLGMLANSGASLVILEATAVEPAGRITPGDLGLYNDENEAALARVMAAVRRYGTAKLGIQVSHAGRKASAQRPWEGGRSLPAGQGEWQTIAPSAIPFAEGWPAPRAFEAEDFKRVRDGFVATAKRAARLGFDLMELHGAHGYLLHSFLSPLANRREDSYGGDFDGRTRFPLEVFDAVREVWPSDRPLGIRISASDWVDGGWTIEESVAFAKLLKARGCDFIDCSSGGVTLGIKIPTSPGYQVPFSARVRREAEIPTMAVGLIVEPKQAERIVTGGEADMVALARTVLDEPHWGWRAARELGGQVAFPPQYARAAPDLWPGHSFREDSSVMD, from the coding sequence ATGACCAGCAGCCTGTTCACGCCGATCGACCTTGCCGGCGTCGGCTTCGCCAACCGCATCGTCGTGTCGCCGATGTGCCAGTACAGCGCCGAGGACGGCAACGCCAACGACTGGCACGTGATGCATCTCGGCATGCTGGCGAACTCCGGCGCCTCCCTGGTGATCCTGGAGGCGACGGCGGTCGAACCGGCCGGCCGCATCACCCCCGGCGACCTCGGCCTCTACAACGACGAGAACGAGGCGGCGCTGGCCCGCGTCATGGCGGCCGTTCGGCGCTACGGCACCGCCAAGCTGGGAATCCAGGTCAGCCATGCCGGCCGCAAGGCGTCGGCCCAGCGCCCGTGGGAAGGCGGACGGTCGCTGCCGGCGGGGCAGGGCGAGTGGCAGACGATCGCCCCTTCCGCGATCCCGTTCGCCGAAGGCTGGCCCGCCCCGCGCGCCTTCGAGGCGGAAGACTTCAAGCGGGTCCGCGACGGCTTCGTGGCGACCGCCAAGCGGGCCGCCCGGCTGGGCTTTGACCTGATGGAACTGCACGGCGCCCACGGCTACCTGCTGCATTCCTTCCTGTCGCCCCTCGCCAACCGGCGCGAGGACTCCTACGGCGGCGACTTCGACGGCCGCACCCGCTTCCCGCTGGAAGTGTTCGACGCCGTCCGCGAGGTGTGGCCGTCCGACCGGCCGCTCGGCATCCGGATCAGCGCGTCGGACTGGGTGGACGGCGGCTGGACCATCGAGGAGTCCGTCGCCTTCGCCAAGCTGCTGAAGGCCCGCGGCTGCGACTTCATCGACTGCTCCAGCGGCGGCGTCACCCTGGGCATCAAGATCCCGACCTCGCCCGGCTACCAGGTGCCGTTCTCGGCCCGCGTCCGCCGCGAGGCCGAAATCCCGACCATGGCCGTCGGCCTGATCGTCGAACCGAAGCAGGCGGAGCGGATCGTCACCGGCGGCGAGGCCGACATGGTGGCGCTCGCCCGCACCGTCCTGGACGAGCCGCACTGGGGCTGGCGCGCCGCCCGCGAACTGGGCGGGCAGGTGGCCTTCCCGCCGCAATACGCCCGCGCCGCGCCCGACCTCTGGCCCGGCCATTCCTTCCGTGAAGACTCCTCGGTCATGGACTGA
- the murA gene encoding UDP-N-acetylglucosamine 1-carboxyvinyltransferase — translation MDKIRIRGGRPLRGSLAVGGAKNAALPLMTASLLTDETLTLAQLPHLADITTLANLLAQHGVVFGMDGSAPQDGAAGRVIELTTREITSTTAPYDLVRKMRASVLVLGPLVARCGVAKVSLPGGCAIGARPVDLHIKGLVQMGAQIELEGGYILASAPNGLHGAQIVFPTVSVGATENLLMAASLAKGETVLVNAAREPEVTDLARCLIAMGAEIEGLGTDTLRIQGKDRLHGAYHTIVPDRIETGTYAMAAAITGGDLELINGRLEHLQSVTKVLGAAGISFTETERGFRVARANGVMTGVDVMTEPFPGFPTDLQAQMMALMCVADGAAMITETIFENRFMHAPELARMGAKITVHGASALIRGVPRLTGAPVMATDLRASVSLVLAGLAADGETEVNRVYHLDRGYERLEEKLSACGADIERVKAG, via the coding sequence ATGGACAAGATCCGGATTCGCGGCGGCCGGCCGTTGCGCGGCAGCCTGGCGGTCGGCGGCGCGAAGAACGCGGCGCTGCCCCTGATGACGGCCAGCCTGCTGACCGACGAGACCCTGACGCTCGCCCAGCTTCCCCACCTGGCCGACATCACCACGCTGGCCAACCTGCTGGCCCAGCACGGCGTCGTCTTCGGCATGGACGGCTCCGCTCCCCAGGACGGTGCCGCCGGCCGCGTGATCGAGCTGACCACGCGGGAGATCACCAGCACCACCGCCCCTTATGACTTGGTCCGCAAGATGCGCGCCAGCGTCCTGGTGCTGGGGCCGCTGGTCGCCCGCTGCGGCGTCGCCAAGGTGTCGCTGCCGGGCGGCTGCGCGATCGGCGCCCGTCCGGTCGACCTGCACATCAAGGGCCTCGTCCAGATGGGCGCCCAGATCGAACTGGAGGGAGGCTACATCCTGGCCTCCGCCCCCAACGGCCTGCATGGCGCCCAGATCGTCTTCCCCACGGTGTCGGTCGGGGCGACCGAGAACCTGCTGATGGCCGCCTCGCTCGCCAAGGGCGAGACCGTGCTGGTCAACGCCGCCCGCGAGCCGGAGGTGACCGACCTCGCCCGCTGCCTGATCGCCATGGGCGCCGAGATCGAGGGGTTGGGCACCGACACGCTGCGCATCCAGGGCAAGGACCGGCTGCACGGCGCCTACCACACCATCGTGCCCGACCGGATCGAGACCGGCACCTACGCCATGGCCGCCGCGATCACCGGCGGCGACCTGGAGCTGATCAACGGCCGGCTGGAGCATCTCCAGTCCGTGACCAAGGTGCTGGGCGCCGCCGGCATCTCCTTCACCGAGACCGAGCGCGGCTTCCGCGTGGCGCGGGCCAACGGCGTCATGACCGGCGTCGACGTCATGACCGAGCCGTTCCCCGGCTTTCCGACCGACCTCCAGGCCCAGATGATGGCGCTGATGTGCGTCGCCGACGGCGCCGCCATGATCACCGAGACGATCTTCGAGAACCGCTTCATGCACGCGCCGGAGCTGGCGCGCATGGGCGCCAAGATCACCGTGCACGGCGCCTCCGCGCTGATCCGTGGCGTGCCGCGGCTGACCGGCGCGCCGGTCATGGCGACTGACCTGCGCGCGTCCGTCTCGCTGGTCCTGGCCGGTCTGGCGGCCGACGGCGAGACCGAGGTCAACCGGGTCTACCACCTGGATCGCGGCTACGAACGGCTGGAGGAGAAGCTGTCGGCCTGCGGCGCGGACATCGAGAGGGTGAAGGCGGGCTGA